The Setaria italica strain Yugu1 chromosome IX, Setaria_italica_v2.0, whole genome shotgun sequence genome has a window encoding:
- the LOC101762168 gene encoding protein DA1-related 2 isoform X2 translates to MAYSSRSCGRCSNERRSSFMKWLCTFLKGQKPGEPNRRRPRVTAGEEDTLWQPPVRPKNDPPRNDNEELDRAIAESLEEDVKPPKERNHKGDSNDEDLARAIQDSLNMNPYTPYNPYAPSQAQPRGHRVCGRCKHEIGHGHYLSCMGIYWHPQCFRCCSCGHPIRETEFTLLGTDPYHKLCYKELHHPKCDVCLQFIPTNRSGLIEYRAHPFWGQKYCPLHEQDRTPRCCSCEKMEPRNTKYMSLGDGRSLCMECLGSAVMDTGECQPLYHSIRDYYEGMNMKLDQQIPMLLVERQALNEAMEGESRGPHHMPETRGLCLSEEQTVSSILRRPRIGGNRLLDMRTQPQKLTRRCEVTAILVLYGLPRLLTGSILAHELMHGWLRLKGYRNLNAEVEEGICQVMSYLWLESEILPASSRHAPSSSYASSSSSSYPPTSSKKGGISHTEKKLGEFFMHQIANDTSTAYGDGFRTAYAAVNKYGLRQTLNHIRLTGGFPV, encoded by the exons ATGGCGTACTCCTCTCGATCTTGTGGTCGGTGCAGCAACG AGAGGAGATCCAGCTTCATGAAGTGGCTCTGCACTTTCCTGAAGGGGCAGAAGCCTGGCGAACCGaaccggcggcggccccgggTGACTGCCGGAGAGGAGGACACTCTCTGGCAACCACCAGTTAGACCAAAG AATGATCCGCCTAGAAATGACAATGAAGAATTGGACCGTGCAATTGCAGAGTCTCTTGAAGAGGATGTCAAACCTCCCAAAG AGCGAAACCATAAAGGAGACAGCAACGATGAGGATCTTGCAAGAGCCATACAGGACAGTCTCAACATGAATCCTTACACGCCTTACAACCCTTATGCCCCCTCCCAGGCCCAGCCTAGAGGACACAG GGTATGTGGACGCTGCAAGCATGAGATAGGACATGGTCATTACTTGAGCTGCATGGGAATTTACTGGCACCCTCAGTGCTtccgctgctgctcctgcggCCACCCTATCCGCGAGACCGAG TTCACCTTGCTAGGCACAGATCCATATCACAAGTTGTGCTACAAGGAGCTGCATCACCCAAAATGCGACGTCTGCCTTCAGTTT ATCCCAACGAATAGGAGTGGTTTGATAGAGTACAGAGCCCATCCATTCTGGGGCCAGAAGTATTGCCCTTTACATGAGCAAGACAGGACGCCGCGTTGCTGTAGCTGTGAGAAAATGGAG CCAAGGAACACAAAGTATATGTCACTGGGAGATGGCCGCAGCTTGTGCATGGAATGCCTGGGTTCTGCAGTCATGGACACCGGTGAATGCCAACCCCTGTACCATTCTATCAGAGACTACTACGAAGGGATGAACATGAAACTGGACCAGCAGATACCCATGCTCTTGGTTGAACGGCAAGCACTTAATGAAGCCATGGAAGGAGAGAGCAGA GGTCCACACCATATGCCTGAAACAAGAGGCCTATGTCTGTCCGAGGAGCAGACTGTGAGCAGT ATACTTAGGAGGCCCAGAATTGGTGGAAATAGGTTACTGGACATGCGAACTCAGCCACAAAAGCTGACCAGGAGATGTGAAGTTACTGCGATACTTGTCTTGTACGGCCTCCCCAG GCTACTAACAGGCTCTATCCTTGCCCATGAGCTGATGCACGGGTGGTTGCGCCTCAAAG GTTACCGAAATCTAAATGCGGAGGTTGAAGAAGGCATATGCCAGGTCATGTCTTACTTGTGGCTGGAATCAGAGATTCTTCCAGCTTCCTCAAGGCATGCACCTTCATCATCCTACGCctcgtcttcctcttcttcgtaTCCACCCAcatcgtccaagaaaggtggaaTATCTCATACCGAGAAGAAGCTTGGCGAGTTCTTCATGCACCAGATTGCCAATGACACATCGACAGCCTACGGTGACGGATTCAGAACTGCCTATGCTGCTGTCAACAAGTATGGCCTTCGCCAAACACTGAACCATATACGCCTGACCGGAGGCTTCCCTGTATAA
- the LOC101761755 gene encoding mitochondrial substrate carrier family protein B — protein MHSDVATMRNTSIWREASRIVYEEGFRAFWKGNLVTIAHRLPYSSISFYAYERYKNLLQMLPGLEKNGGFGADVGVRLLGGGLSGVTAASVTYPLDLVRTRLAAQTNTAYYRGISHALFAICRDEGFRGLYKGLGATLLGVGPSIAVSFSVYETLRSHWQIERPYDSPVLISLACGSLSGIASSTFTFPLDLVRRRMQLEGAGGRARVYHTGLFGTFGHIVRTEGLRGLYRGILPEYCKVVPGVGIVFMTYEMLKAILTGLESDD, from the exons ATGCACTCAGATGTGGCTACAATGCGGAATACTAGCATATGGCGTGAAGCATCCCGCATTGTCTATGAAGAAGGCTTCCGTGCGTTCTGGAAAGGAAATCTTGTTACTATCGCACACCGATTGCCTTACTCTTCAATTAGTTTCTATGCGTATGAGAGATACAAGAAT TTGCTTCAGATGCTGCCTGGTCTTGAGAAGAATGGTGGATTCGGTGCAGATGTTGGTGTTAGATTGCTAGGTGGCGGTTTATCAGGAGTTACCGCAGCTTCTGTGACATATCCATTGGACTTGGTGCGGACACGTCTCGCAGCTCAG ACAAATACTGCCTACTACAGGGGCATATCTCATGCTCTTTTCGCGATCTGCAGAGATGAGGGTTTTAGGGGATTGTACAAGGGTCTTGGTGCCACTTTACTG GGAGTGGGCCCGAGCATTGCAGTAAGCTTCTCTGTATATGAAACTTTACGTTCCCATTGGCAAATAGAGAG GCCATATGATTCCCCTGTCCTGATCAGTTTGGCTTGTGGAAGTCTTTCGGGAATTGCATCATCAACTT TTACATTCCCGTTGGACCTTGTGAGACGCCGCATGCAACTGGAAGGTGCAGGTGGGAGGGCTCGTGTCTACCACACTGGACTTTTTGGAACCTTTGGACATATTGTCCGCACGGAAGGTTTAAGGGGCCTGTATAGAGGAATTCTGCCTGAGTACTGCAAAGTGGTTCCTGGTGTTGGCATCGTATTTATGACATATGAGATGTTGAAGGCCATCCTCACAGGACTGGAATCAGATGATTAG
- the LOC101763111 gene encoding LOW QUALITY PROTEIN: serine/threonine-protein phosphatase PP1 (The sequence of the model RefSeq protein was modified relative to this genomic sequence to represent the inferred CDS: deleted 2 bases in 1 codon) codes for MAAAPAAGGQGGGGMDNALLDDIIRRLLEVRTARPGKQVQLSEAEIRQLCTASRDIFLSQPNLLELEAPIKICGDIHGQYSDLLRLFEYGGFPPEANYLFLGDYVDRGKQSLETICLLLAYKIKYPENFFLLRGNHECASINRIYGFYDECKRRFNVRLWKVFTECFNTLPVAALIDDKILCMHGGLSPDLTHLDEIKNLQRPTDVPDQGLLCDLLWSDPGKDVQGWGMNDRGVSYTFGADKVSEFLEKHDLDLICRAHQVVEDGYEFFADRQLVTIFSAPNYCGEFDNAGAMMSVDETLMCSFQILKPAERKQIYGVKQNVRW; via the exons atggcggcggcgccggcggcgggagggcagGGCGGCGGGGGCATGGACAACGCGCTCCTCGACGACATCATCCGCCGCCTGCTCGAGGTGCGGACCGCGCGCCCCGGGAAGCAGGTGCAGCTCTCCGAGGCGGAGATCCGCCAGCTCTGCACCGCCTCCCGCGACATCTTCCTCAGCCAGCCCAACCTCCTCGAGCTCGAGGCGCCCATCAAGATCTGCG GTGACATCCATGGTCAATACAGTGATCTTTTAAGGCTTTTTGAATATGGAGGCTTTCCTCCTGAAGCCAACTATCTATTCTTAGGTGATTATGTTGATCGAGGCAAACAAAGTTTGGAAACTATATGCCTTCTTCTTGCATACAAAATCAAGTACCCTGAGAACTTTTTTCTTCTGAGGGGCAATCATGAATGTGCTTCAATAAACAGAATATATGGATTTTATGATGAATGCAAGCGCCGATTTAATGTGCGGCTATGGAAAGTCTTCACTGAATGTTTCAACACTCTTCCCGTGGCTGCTCTAATCGATGATAAAATATTATGTATGCATGGTGGACTCTCACCTGATCTAACACACTTGGATGAGATAAAGAACTTGCAACGTCCAACCGATGTACCGGATCAAGGTCTACTGTGTGATTTGCTTTGGTCAGATCCAGGAAAAGATGTTCAAGGGTGGGGCATGAATGACAGAGGGGTCTCATATACCTTCGGTGCTGACAAGGTTTCAGAATTCTTGGAAAAGCATGATCTTGATCTTATTTGTCGCGCTCACCAG GTTGTTGAGGATGGGTATGAATTCTTTGCTGACAGACAGCTCGTCACCATATTCTCGGCCCCCAATTATTGTGGTGAATTTGATAACGCTGGTGCGATGATGAGCGTTGATGAAACTTTGATGTGCTCATTCCAAATTCTCAAACCTGCTGAGAGA AAACAAATTTATGGGGTCAAACAAAATGTGAGATGGTGA
- the LOC101762168 gene encoding protein DA1-related 2 isoform X1, whose product MGAMLSTQTISCGVLSLCLSFLSNAERRSSFMKWLCTFLKGQKPGEPNRRRPRVTAGEEDTLWQPPVRPKNDPPRNDNEELDRAIAESLEEDVKPPKERNHKGDSNDEDLARAIQDSLNMNPYTPYNPYAPSQAQPRGHRVCGRCKHEIGHGHYLSCMGIYWHPQCFRCCSCGHPIRETEFTLLGTDPYHKLCYKELHHPKCDVCLQFIPTNRSGLIEYRAHPFWGQKYCPLHEQDRTPRCCSCEKMEPRNTKYMSLGDGRSLCMECLGSAVMDTGECQPLYHSIRDYYEGMNMKLDQQIPMLLVERQALNEAMEGESRGPHHMPETRGLCLSEEQTVSSILRRPRIGGNRLLDMRTQPQKLTRRCEVTAILVLYGLPRLLTGSILAHELMHGWLRLKGYRNLNAEVEEGICQVMSYLWLESEILPASSRHAPSSSYASSSSSSYPPTSSKKGGISHTEKKLGEFFMHQIANDTSTAYGDGFRTAYAAVNKYGLRQTLNHIRLTGGFPV is encoded by the exons ATGGGGGCCATGTTATCAACCCAGACAATTTCATGTGGTGTTCTGTCCCTGTGTTTATCGTTCTTGTCCAATGCAG AGAGGAGATCCAGCTTCATGAAGTGGCTCTGCACTTTCCTGAAGGGGCAGAAGCCTGGCGAACCGaaccggcggcggccccgggTGACTGCCGGAGAGGAGGACACTCTCTGGCAACCACCAGTTAGACCAAAG AATGATCCGCCTAGAAATGACAATGAAGAATTGGACCGTGCAATTGCAGAGTCTCTTGAAGAGGATGTCAAACCTCCCAAAG AGCGAAACCATAAAGGAGACAGCAACGATGAGGATCTTGCAAGAGCCATACAGGACAGTCTCAACATGAATCCTTACACGCCTTACAACCCTTATGCCCCCTCCCAGGCCCAGCCTAGAGGACACAG GGTATGTGGACGCTGCAAGCATGAGATAGGACATGGTCATTACTTGAGCTGCATGGGAATTTACTGGCACCCTCAGTGCTtccgctgctgctcctgcggCCACCCTATCCGCGAGACCGAG TTCACCTTGCTAGGCACAGATCCATATCACAAGTTGTGCTACAAGGAGCTGCATCACCCAAAATGCGACGTCTGCCTTCAGTTT ATCCCAACGAATAGGAGTGGTTTGATAGAGTACAGAGCCCATCCATTCTGGGGCCAGAAGTATTGCCCTTTACATGAGCAAGACAGGACGCCGCGTTGCTGTAGCTGTGAGAAAATGGAG CCAAGGAACACAAAGTATATGTCACTGGGAGATGGCCGCAGCTTGTGCATGGAATGCCTGGGTTCTGCAGTCATGGACACCGGTGAATGCCAACCCCTGTACCATTCTATCAGAGACTACTACGAAGGGATGAACATGAAACTGGACCAGCAGATACCCATGCTCTTGGTTGAACGGCAAGCACTTAATGAAGCCATGGAAGGAGAGAGCAGA GGTCCACACCATATGCCTGAAACAAGAGGCCTATGTCTGTCCGAGGAGCAGACTGTGAGCAGT ATACTTAGGAGGCCCAGAATTGGTGGAAATAGGTTACTGGACATGCGAACTCAGCCACAAAAGCTGACCAGGAGATGTGAAGTTACTGCGATACTTGTCTTGTACGGCCTCCCCAG GCTACTAACAGGCTCTATCCTTGCCCATGAGCTGATGCACGGGTGGTTGCGCCTCAAAG GTTACCGAAATCTAAATGCGGAGGTTGAAGAAGGCATATGCCAGGTCATGTCTTACTTGTGGCTGGAATCAGAGATTCTTCCAGCTTCCTCAAGGCATGCACCTTCATCATCCTACGCctcgtcttcctcttcttcgtaTCCACCCAcatcgtccaagaaaggtggaaTATCTCATACCGAGAAGAAGCTTGGCGAGTTCTTCATGCACCAGATTGCCAATGACACATCGACAGCCTACGGTGACGGATTCAGAACTGCCTATGCTGCTGTCAACAAGTATGGCCTTCGCCAAACACTGAACCATATACGCCTGACCGGAGGCTTCCCTGTATAA